The Methyloferula stellata AR4 genome includes a window with the following:
- a CDS encoding E22 family MetX-like putative esterase, whose amino-acid sequence MIVQKKTFELPSFQTQSGRLIKNLCVGWESYGTLNADKSNAILIAHYFSGTSHAAGKYAEEDALPGYWDDLIGPGKAIDTDRYFVFSSDTLVNLNARDKNVVTTGPASLDPDTGKPYGLSFPLVSIRDFVGVQKELVDHLGIKKLHAVMGPSMGGLQTLCWASSFPDMMERIVPVICAGVIDAWLTAWLGLWAAPIYADPAWKNGAYAPDAQPVKGLTLALRLVTLQANHWLWADAQFGRAFAVEGADPGADLANRFKVEAAIADLAAARAAVSDANHLLYLVKANQTFSADLAAIKARTLLLYTPTDQVFRQEHVLATAAAIVQGHAIVETAEILGPYGHLNGLAALAPLGAKIAEFLAR is encoded by the coding sequence ATGATCGTCCAGAAAAAAACCTTCGAGCTTCCGAGCTTCCAGACCCAAAGCGGGAGGCTCATTAAGAATCTCTGCGTCGGCTGGGAAAGCTACGGCACGCTCAATGCCGATAAATCGAACGCTATTCTGATCGCGCATTATTTTTCCGGCACCAGCCACGCCGCCGGCAAATATGCGGAAGAAGACGCGCTGCCCGGCTATTGGGACGATCTGATCGGCCCGGGCAAAGCGATCGACACCGATCGCTATTTCGTCTTTTCGTCCGATACGCTCGTCAATCTCAATGCGCGCGACAAGAATGTCGTGACGACGGGTCCGGCGAGCCTCGATCCCGATACGGGCAAGCCTTATGGGCTCTCTTTTCCGCTGGTCTCGATCCGCGATTTCGTCGGCGTACAGAAAGAACTTGTCGATCATCTCGGCATTAAAAAACTGCATGCCGTGATGGGGCCGTCCATGGGCGGCTTGCAGACATTGTGCTGGGCTTCGTCTTTCCCCGACATGATGGAGCGCATCGTCCCGGTGATTTGCGCAGGTGTGATCGACGCGTGGCTCACCGCCTGGCTCGGCCTTTGGGCCGCGCCGATCTATGCCGATCCAGCCTGGAAGAACGGCGCCTATGCGCCCGACGCGCAACCTGTCAAAGGTCTTACGCTGGCTCTGCGATTGGTCACGCTTCAAGCCAATCATTGGCTTTGGGCCGATGCACAATTCGGCCGCGCTTTTGCCGTCGAGGGGGCTGATCCTGGGGCCGATCTTGCAAATAGGTTCAAGGTCGAAGCTGCGATTGCCGATCTGGCTGCGGCCCGGGCTGCCGTCTCCGACGCCAATCATCTTCTCTATCTCGTCAAGGCGAACCAGACCTTTTCGGCCGATCTCGCGGCGATCAAAGCCCGGACCTTGCTGCTCTATACGCCGACAGACCAGGTGTTCCGACAAGAACACGTCTTGGCGACGGCGGCCGCTATCGTGCAGGGCCATGCCATTGTGGAGACGGCCGAGATCCTCGGGCCTTACGGTCATCTCAACGGATTGGCGGCGCTGGCGCCCCTGGGCGCCAAGATCGCGGAATTTTTGGCGCGATAG
- a CDS encoding c-type cytochrome yields the protein MLCDPRAAMILAAILVTLPVQGEPARFGFGRAPTPAEIAAFDIDVRPDGQGLPPGHGSVQDGAKIFATTCASCHGEKGETAVPTGAVLVGGQGTLKSAKPVKTIGSYWPYATTLYDYIRRAMPFNAPQSLSNDEVYAVTAYLLSLNKIVPDNAVLDARTLPEVRMPNRDGFKPADWQHGEAVQK from the coding sequence ATGCTGTGTGATCCGCGCGCTGCGATGATCCTTGCTGCCATTCTCGTTACGCTGCCGGTGCAAGGCGAGCCGGCGCGCTTTGGCTTCGGCCGCGCGCCGACGCCGGCCGAAATCGCGGCCTTCGATATCGATGTGCGCCCCGACGGCCAGGGCCTGCCGCCCGGCCATGGCAGCGTACAGGACGGCGCCAAGATCTTCGCAACAACCTGCGCGTCCTGCCATGGAGAGAAGGGCGAAACGGCCGTGCCGACCGGGGCGGTGCTCGTCGGCGGCCAGGGCACGCTCAAGAGCGCAAAGCCGGTGAAGACCATTGGCAGCTATTGGCCTTATGCGACCACCCTCTATGACTATATCCGCCGCGCCATGCCTTTCAACGCGCCGCAATCGCTCTCGAATGACGAGGTCTATGCGGTCACAGCTTATCTGCTCTCGCTGAACAAGATCGTGCCTGACAATGCCGTGCTCGATGCGCGAACTTTGCCGGAGGTTCGCATGCCGAACCGCGACGGTTTCAAGCCTGCCGATTGGCAGCACGGGGAGGCCGTTCAGAAGTAA
- a CDS encoding TOBE domain-containing protein — protein sequence MKISARNVFEGTIKEVHRGSTTSHVIVDVKGVTFTSSITNEAVDELGLKAGLKVKTIIKSSDVMVAAD from the coding sequence ATGAAAATTTCGGCGCGCAATGTGTTCGAGGGGACAATCAAAGAGGTCCACAGAGGCTCGACGACTTCGCATGTTATCGTCGATGTGAAAGGCGTGACCTTCACCTCTTCGATCACAAATGAAGCCGTCGACGAATTGGGCCTGAAGGCTGGATTGAAGGTCAAGACGATCATCAAATCTTCCGATGTCATGGTGGCTGCGGATTAA
- a CDS encoding helix-turn-helix transcriptional regulator: MTEYLTTRELAAMLRVKERKVYDLVATGTLPVHRVTGKLLFPKLEIEEWIVTNGAAAKPDQSQRSKQVSPEAAVIIGGHDPLLEWALRASHSGIASFMDGAVDGLQRWSDHHYLAVGLHIPEPGGGWNVASVSGEYGDQPVVLIEWAKRKRGLIYRADLHRAIDSFKAIGKLRFQSRQAESGSELVLARLLEREGLKRTALNCVDAVERSEMDLAMAIAAGKADVGLGIEASARQFQLEFKELIEERFDLLIWRKAYFDPAFQKLIRFCAGDAFKTRARELGGYDIAGLGTVHFNGP; this comes from the coding sequence ATGACCGAATATCTGACGACCCGCGAACTTGCCGCGATGCTCCGCGTCAAAGAACGCAAGGTCTATGATCTCGTGGCGACGGGGACGCTTCCGGTCCACCGCGTCACCGGCAAGCTTTTATTTCCGAAGCTGGAGATCGAGGAATGGATCGTCACCAACGGAGCCGCCGCAAAGCCCGATCAGAGCCAACGCAGCAAGCAGGTTTCCCCGGAAGCCGCGGTCATTATCGGTGGACATGACCCCTTGCTTGAATGGGCCTTGCGCGCATCCCATTCCGGCATTGCGAGCTTCATGGACGGCGCCGTCGACGGATTGCAGCGCTGGTCGGATCATCATTACCTCGCCGTCGGCTTGCATATTCCCGAGCCCGGCGGGGGATGGAACGTCGCATCGGTCAGCGGCGAATATGGCGATCAGCCGGTGGTCCTCATCGAATGGGCGAAGCGTAAACGCGGGCTGATCTACAGAGCCGACCTTCATCGCGCAATCGATTCCTTCAAGGCGATTGGCAAATTGCGATTTCAATCGCGCCAAGCGGAATCGGGCAGCGAATTGGTGCTTGCGCGTTTATTGGAGCGCGAGGGTTTGAAAAGAACAGCGCTGAATTGCGTCGATGCGGTCGAACGGTCCGAAATGGATCTCGCCATGGCCATTGCTGCCGGTAAGGCCGACGTCGGCCTCGGCATCGAGGCGAGCGCCCGTCAATTTCAGCTTGAGTTCAAGGAACTGATCGAAGAGCGCTTCGATCTTTTGATCTGGCGGAAAGCCTATTTCGATCCGGCGTTCCAAAAGCTGATCCGCTTTTGCGCCGGCGACGCGTTCAAGACGCGGGCGCGCGAACTCGGCGGCTATGACATAGCCGGGCTCGGTACCGTCCATTTCAACGGTCCCTAA
- the gyrA gene encoding DNA gyrase subunit A, which translates to MADNDENGAGPPGSDVRPVSISDEMRRSYLDYAMSVIVSRALPDVRDGLKPVHRRILFSMHENNHTPDRPHVKCSRIVGDTMGKYHPHGDQAIYDALVRMAQLFSMRLPLIDGQGNFGSVDGDPPAAMRYTEARLARPAMALLEDIDNDTVDFQPNYDGKEHEPVVLPARFPNLLVNGAGGIAVGMATNIPPHNLGEVIDACLALIDRPEMTIEELMQIVPGPDFPTGGSILGRAGIRSAYLTGRGSILTRAKVEIEEMRKEREALIVTEIPYQVNKATLIEKIAELVREKKVEGISDLRDESDRDGMRIVIELKRDAVADVVLNQLWRFTSLQSSFPANMIALNGGRPEVLNLKDFLRAFVDFREEVVTRRIRHLLGKARDAAHLQVGLAIAVANIDEVIRLIRTSADAAAAREALMARDWPAHDMAPLVLLIADPRHVLTENGTCRLSEAQARAILELRLQRLTALGREEIAESLNKLAGEIADYLDILRSRTRLFGIIKDELTEIKTAHATPRRSIILDSDAGVEDEDLIQREDMVVTVSHAGYVKRVPLSTYRAQRRGGKGRSGMQTKDEDFVARLFVASTHTPVLFFSSHGQVYKEKVWRLPLSAPTARGKALVNILPLEQGERITTIMPLPEDETKWETLDVMFATTRGTVRRNKLSDFAQVNRAGKIAMRIDEGEEIVDVQICTEDKDVLLTTANGQCIRFAVTDVRVFKGRDSMGVRGIALAEGDRVISLAILRHIDVDAGERLAYLKNRRAVAGEPSGDTALEVVPDDVASEGAEAEPVQAASLSVERLAQLSEAEQVILTISANGYGKRTSSFEYRVTGRGGKGIVAMAVNTRNGKLVASMPVEEGDEIMLVTNGGQLIRCPVEGIRVAGRGTQGVIVFDTAEDEEVVSVECITEEERGGGDEPERGPDEAGPDEPAPDAGPDESDPGTDEPG; encoded by the coding sequence TTGGCCGATAACGACGAGAATGGCGCCGGACCGCCCGGTTCCGACGTTCGCCCCGTTTCCATTTCCGACGAAATGCGCCGCAGCTATCTCGATTATGCGATGAGCGTGATCGTCAGCCGTGCGCTGCCCGACGTGCGCGACGGCTTGAAGCCCGTGCATCGCCGCATTCTGTTTTCGATGCATGAGAACAATCACACGCCCGACCGGCCGCATGTGAAATGTTCGCGCATCGTCGGCGACACGATGGGCAAATATCATCCGCACGGCGACCAGGCGATCTATGATGCGCTGGTGCGCATGGCGCAGCTCTTTTCGATGCGGCTGCCCTTGATCGACGGGCAGGGCAATTTCGGCTCGGTCGATGGCGATCCGCCGGCCGCCATGCGTTACACCGAGGCGCGTCTTGCCCGCCCGGCGATGGCGCTGCTCGAAGATATCGACAATGACACGGTCGATTTCCAGCCGAACTATGACGGCAAGGAACACGAACCCGTCGTTCTGCCAGCCCGTTTTCCCAATCTTCTCGTCAATGGCGCGGGCGGCATCGCCGTCGGCATGGCGACGAATATTCCGCCGCATAATCTGGGCGAAGTCATTGATGCGTGCCTCGCGCTGATCGATCGGCCCGAGATGACGATCGAAGAGCTGATGCAGATCGTGCCGGGGCCGGATTTTCCGACCGGCGGCAGCATTTTGGGTCGCGCCGGAATCCGTTCGGCCTATTTGACGGGCCGCGGATCCATTCTCACCCGCGCGAAGGTCGAGATCGAGGAAATGCGCAAGGAGCGCGAGGCGCTCATCGTCACCGAGATCCCCTATCAGGTGAACAAGGCGACGCTGATCGAAAAGATCGCCGAACTCGTACGCGAGAAGAAGGTCGAGGGCATTTCCGATCTGCGCGACGAATCCGATCGCGACGGCATGCGCATCGTCATCGAATTGAAGCGCGATGCCGTCGCCGATGTCGTGCTCAATCAGCTTTGGCGGTTCACCTCGCTGCAATCGAGTTTTCCCGCCAATATGATCGCGCTGAACGGCGGCCGCCCGGAGGTCTTGAACCTCAAGGATTTCCTGCGCGCTTTCGTCGACTTCCGCGAAGAGGTCGTGACGCGGCGTATCCGGCACCTTCTTGGAAAAGCGCGCGACGCGGCGCATCTGCAAGTCGGTCTTGCCATCGCCGTCGCCAATATAGATGAGGTGATCCGCCTCATTCGCACCTCCGCCGATGCGGCGGCGGCGCGCGAGGCCTTGATGGCGCGCGATTGGCCGGCGCATGACATGGCGCCGCTCGTCTTGCTCATCGCCGACCCGCGCCATGTCTTGACCGAAAACGGCACTTGCCGTCTGTCGGAGGCGCAGGCGCGCGCGATCCTCGAACTGCGGCTGCAGCGTCTGACCGCGCTCGGCCGCGAGGAGATTGCCGAGAGCTTGAACAAGCTCGCAGGCGAGATCGCCGATTATCTCGACATCCTGCGCTCGCGCACGCGGCTCTTCGGCATCATCAAAGATGAGCTGACCGAGATCAAAACCGCCCATGCGACGCCACGGCGAAGCATCATTCTCGACAGCGACGCCGGTGTTGAGGACGAAGATCTGATCCAGCGCGAGGATATGGTCGTCACCGTCTCGCATGCCGGCTATGTGAAACGCGTGCCGCTTTCGACCTATCGGGCGCAAAGGCGCGGCGGCAAGGGCCGCTCCGGTATGCAGACGAAGGACGAGGATTTCGTCGCGCGGCTTTTCGTGGCCTCAACCCATACGCCGGTGCTGTTCTTTTCCTCACATGGGCAAGTCTACAAAGAAAAGGTCTGGCGCCTGCCGCTGTCGGCGCCGACGGCGCGCGGCAAAGCGCTCGTCAATATTCTGCCGCTCGAACAGGGCGAGCGAATCACGACCATCATGCCTTTGCCGGAAGACGAGACGAAGTGGGAAACGCTCGACGTGATGTTCGCCACGACACGCGGCACGGTGAGACGCAACAAGCTCTCCGATTTCGCTCAGGTGAACCGCGCCGGCAAGATAGCTATGCGCATCGACGAGGGCGAGGAAATCGTCGACGTGCAGATCTGCACGGAAGACAAGGATGTTCTGCTGACAACGGCGAACGGTCAGTGCATTCGTTTCGCTGTGACTGACGTCCGTGTTTTCAAGGGTCGCGATTCGATGGGCGTGCGCGGCATCGCGCTTGCCGAAGGCGACAGGGTGATTTCGCTTGCGATCCTGCGCCATATCGATGTCGACGCGGGCGAGCGTCTCGCCTACCTGAAAAACAGGCGTGCCGTTGCCGGTGAACCGTCGGGGGATACGGCCCTCGAAGTCGTGCCCGACGATGTGGCGTCGGAAGGCGCTGAGGCCGAGCCCGTGCAGGCAGCAAGCCTTTCCGTCGAGCGGCTCGCGCAATTGTCGGAAGCCGAGCAGGTGATTCTGACGATTTCGGCCAATGGATATGGCAAGCGCACATCGTCTTTCGAATATCGTGTTACCGGGCGCGGCGGCAAAGGCATTGTCGCGATGGCCGTCAATACACGCAACGGCAAGCTTGTCGCCTCCATGCCGGTCGAGGAGGGCGACGAGATCATGCTGGTGACGAATGGCGGCCAATTGATCCGCTGTCCGGTCGAGGGCATCCGCGTCGCCGGGCGTGGCACGCAAGGCGTCATCGTCTTCGATACGGCAGAGGACGAAGAGGTCGTCTCGGTCGAGTGCATCACCGAGGAAGAGCGCGGCGGCGGCGACGAGCCTGAGAGAGGACCCGACGAGGCCGGGCCTGACGAGCCTGCACCGGACGCGGGTCCGGATGAGTCAGATCCCGGCACGGACGAACCGGGCTAG
- the soxC gene encoding sulfite dehydrogenase, which yields MIEEKSEPVDPGRRRLVAGAAALAGGFLAGGGSRADTADSSKIPEWTKVQGAPIETPPYGVPSPFEKDVVRRTRGGMNFPFPSAAYSDTPLQDLHGIITPNGLHYERHHAGVPAIDPDQHRLLIHGLVERPLSLSMADIARYPSVSRTYFLECSGNTQGWANAKKEWTAQDSHGLLSCAEWTGVPLSTVLAEAGLKPQAKWLLAEGADASAMTRSIPVEKALDDAILAYAQNGERLRPEQGYPLRLFLPGFEGNMSVKWLRRLKVGDQPFFTREETSKYTGLLPDGTATSFNFVMEVKSVITYPSGGQQLRDPGFHEISGLAWSGRGRISRVDVSTDGGATWRAAQLQEPVLNKCLTRFRLPWTWDGREALLQSRATDEFGNVQPTHDALVAKLGTNFYYHYNAIHTWRIEPSGALSYAV from the coding sequence TTGATCGAAGAAAAATCGGAGCCCGTCGATCCGGGCCGCAGAAGGCTTGTCGCGGGTGCGGCCGCCCTTGCGGGCGGATTTCTCGCAGGCGGCGGAAGCCGCGCCGACACCGCGGATTCGTCCAAGATTCCCGAATGGACGAAGGTGCAAGGCGCGCCGATCGAAACGCCGCCCTATGGCGTGCCTTCGCCCTTCGAAAAGGATGTCGTGCGGCGGACGCGCGGGGGAATGAACTTTCCTTTTCCGAGCGCTGCCTATAGCGACACGCCCTTGCAGGATCTGCATGGCATCATCACGCCCAATGGTCTCCACTATGAGCGTCATCATGCCGGCGTGCCGGCGATCGATCCCGACCAGCATCGGCTTTTGATCCATGGGCTCGTCGAGCGTCCGTTGAGCCTGTCGATGGCGGACATCGCCCGCTATCCCTCCGTTTCGCGCACCTATTTCCTCGAATGTTCCGGCAATACGCAGGGCTGGGCCAATGCCAAGAAGGAATGGACCGCGCAGGATTCGCACGGGCTTTTGAGCTGCGCGGAATGGACCGGCGTGCCGCTCTCGACCGTGCTCGCCGAGGCGGGCTTGAAGCCGCAAGCCAAATGGCTTCTGGCCGAAGGCGCCGATGCCTCCGCCATGACGCGCTCCATCCCGGTCGAAAAGGCGCTCGACGATGCGATCCTCGCCTATGCGCAAAATGGCGAGCGGCTACGGCCGGAGCAGGGCTATCCGCTGCGGCTCTTCTTGCCCGGTTTTGAGGGCAATATGAGCGTCAAATGGCTGCGCCGCTTGAAGGTTGGGGATCAGCCCTTTTTTACACGCGAAGAAACCTCGAAATATACGGGCCTGTTGCCGGATGGCACGGCAACGAGCTTCAATTTCGTCATGGAGGTGAAATCGGTCATCACGTATCCATCGGGCGGGCAGCAATTGCGCGATCCGGGCTTTCACGAAATTTCCGGCCTCGCCTGGTCGGGCCGCGGCCGGATCAGCCGCGTCGATGTCTCGACCGATGGCGGGGCGACATGGCGCGCGGCGCAATTGCAGGAGCCCGTCCTCAACAAATGCCTGACGCGCTTTCGCTTACCCTGGACCTGGGACGGCCGCGAAGCTCTGCTGCAGAGCCGGGCGACGGACGAGTTCGGCAATGTGCAGCCGACGCATGATGCACTCGTCGCCAAGCTCGGGACCAACTTCTACTATCATTATAATGCGATCCACACGTGGCGCATCGAACCGAGCGGGGCCTTGTCCTATGCTGTGTGA
- the ssb gene encoding single-stranded DNA-binding protein, translating to MAGSVNKVILVGNLGRDPEVRRMNSGDSVVSFSVATTESWRDKMSGERKERTEWHNVVIFNENLGKIAEQYCKKGSKVYLEGQLQTREYQDKDGNPRKVTEVVLQRFRGELTLLDSRGRGGDMSDGDSGSYESSGGGSFGRQSPMEKRPAAAGSGRMADVIDDDIPF from the coding sequence ATGGCCGGAAGCGTCAACAAGGTCATTCTCGTCGGCAATCTCGGACGCGATCCGGAAGTGCGGCGGATGAATTCGGGGGATTCGGTCGTGAGCTTCAGCGTGGCGACGACGGAATCCTGGCGGGACAAAATGTCGGGCGAGCGCAAGGAGCGCACCGAATGGCATAATGTCGTGATCTTCAACGAGAACCTCGGCAAGATCGCCGAGCAATATTGCAAGAAGGGCTCGAAGGTCTATCTCGAAGGCCAATTGCAGACGAGGGAATATCAGGACAAGGACGGCAATCCGCGCAAGGTGACGGAAGTTGTCTTGCAGCGCTTCCGCGGCGAACTCACTCTGCTCGACAGCCGCGGCCGGGGCGGCGACATGTCGGATGGAGATTCCGGCTCCTACGAATCCTCGGGCGGCGGGAGCTTTGGCCGTCAGTCTCCGATGGAGAAGCGCCCGGCGGCCGCAGGGTCGGGCCGCATGGCCGATGTGATCGACGACGATATCCCGTTCTAG
- a CDS encoding peptidylprolyl isomerase, with the protein MTIHRRAVLAAFAVGFCAFTVLGQRLDAAPAATPDPENTIYLDTKDGRVTILLRPDLAPKHVAQIKALTKRGFYDGIVFHRVIAGFMAQTGDPTGTGTGGSDLPNLKAEFSKEPFKRGTLGMARSSDPNSANSQFFICFDDASFLNGQYTVFGQVVSGMDVVDKIKKGAAGSGTVTNPDKIVKMQLATDAAPAGKAK; encoded by the coding sequence ATGACCATTCATCGCCGCGCGGTCTTGGCCGCTTTCGCCGTAGGCTTCTGCGCTTTCACCGTTCTCGGACAGCGACTCGATGCGGCGCCGGCAGCGACGCCCGACCCGGAAAATACGATCTATCTCGATACGAAGGATGGCCGTGTCACCATCCTTTTGCGGCCGGATCTTGCACCCAAACATGTGGCGCAGATCAAGGCGCTGACGAAGCGCGGTTTCTATGATGGCATCGTCTTCCATCGCGTCATCGCTGGATTCATGGCGCAGACCGGCGATCCGACGGGCACGGGCACAGGCGGCTCCGATCTTCCCAATCTCAAAGCCGAGTTTTCCAAAGAACCCTTCAAGCGCGGCACCCTCGGCATGGCTCGCTCGTCCGATCCCAATTCGGCCAATTCTCAGTTCTTCATCTGCTTCGACGACGCGTCTTTTCTCAATGGCCAATATACGGTCTTCGGTCAGGTGGTCTCCGGAATGGACGTAGTCGATAAGATCAAGAAGGGCGCGGCCGGCAGCGGCACCGTCACGAACCCGGACAAGATCGTGAAGATGCAGCTCGCCACGGACGCGGCGCCCGCTGGCAAGGCGAAATAG
- a CDS encoding dicarboxylate/amino acid:cation symporter, with amino-acid sequence MVAISPEALIRRPAKPFYQVLYVQVLFAIVLGTIVGWLFPHFATNDWIKALGDGFVKLIKMVIAPIIFCTVVSGIAHVSDAKKVGRVGVKALLYFEVVSTAALLIGLVIGNVVKPGAGFSGQGNAEAVAAFTKQAEAQKTVDFVLNIIPDSVVGGFAKGEILQVLLFSVLFGFAMLALGDRVEKLRSVIDDLTQAVFGVINIVMKAAPIGAFGAMAYTVGRYGHEALWNLAGLILTFYAASAIFILVVLGTIAALAGFNILKFLRYIKDELLIVLGTSSSESALPQLMRKLEKLGCSKPVVGLVVPTGYSFNLDGTNIYMTLTTLFIAQALGFPLDLEQQLTIIVVAMLASKGASGVTGAGFITLAATLSVINPALVPGMAIVLGIDKFMSENRALTNIIGNGVATVVVAGWENELDRATLKRELDAHGPEPEAAHAAE; translated from the coding sequence ATGGTCGCAATTTCGCCGGAGGCCCTGATACGACGGCCGGCTAAGCCGTTCTATCAGGTCCTCTATGTGCAGGTCCTGTTTGCCATCGTGCTGGGCACCATTGTCGGCTGGCTGTTCCCGCATTTTGCGACCAATGACTGGATCAAGGCGCTCGGCGACGGATTCGTCAAACTCATCAAGATGGTCATCGCGCCGATCATCTTCTGCACGGTGGTCTCCGGCATTGCGCATGTCTCCGACGCCAAGAAGGTCGGGCGCGTCGGCGTCAAGGCGCTGCTCTATTTTGAAGTCGTTTCCACCGCGGCCCTGTTGATCGGGCTCGTTATCGGCAATGTCGTCAAGCCGGGCGCCGGCTTTTCCGGCCAGGGCAACGCCGAGGCAGTCGCCGCTTTCACCAAACAGGCCGAGGCGCAAAAGACCGTCGACTTCGTCTTGAACATCATTCCCGACAGCGTCGTCGGCGGCTTCGCCAAGGGCGAGATTCTGCAGGTTTTGCTGTTCTCGGTGCTTTTCGGCTTTGCAATGCTGGCGCTCGGCGACCGCGTCGAAAAACTGCGCTCGGTGATCGACGATCTGACCCAGGCCGTCTTCGGTGTCATCAATATCGTGATGAAGGCCGCTCCCATCGGCGCCTTTGGCGCCATGGCTTACACGGTCGGCAGATACGGGCACGAGGCGCTCTGGAATCTCGCAGGCCTCATCCTGACGTTCTATGCTGCGTCGGCGATCTTCATCCTTGTGGTCCTCGGGACCATCGCCGCCTTGGCCGGCTTCAACATCTTGAAGTTTCTGCGCTACATCAAGGATGAGCTTCTGATCGTGCTGGGCACGAGCTCGTCGGAAAGCGCGTTGCCGCAACTCATGCGGAAACTGGAGAAGCTCGGCTGTTCGAAACCCGTCGTCGGGCTTGTGGTGCCGACCGGCTATTCCTTCAATCTCGACGGCACCAATATCTATATGACATTGACGACGCTGTTCATCGCCCAGGCGCTGGGCTTTCCGCTCGACCTTGAGCAGCAATTGACGATCATCGTCGTCGCCATGCTGGCTTCGAAGGGGGCAAGCGGCGTGACCGGCGCGGGCTTCATCACGCTTGCGGCGACGCTTTCAGTGATCAATCCGGCACTCGTGCCGGGCATGGCGATCGTACTCGGCATCGATAAATTCATGAGCGAAAACCGGGCCCTGACGAATATTATCGGCAATGGTGTCGCGACCGTCGTCGTCGCCGGCTGGGAAAATGAACTCGACCGCGCCACTTTAAAGCGCGAACTCGACGCCCACGGCCCGGAACCGGAAGCCGCGCACGCCGCCGAATAG
- the coaD gene encoding pantetheine-phosphate adenylyltransferase: protein MPRIALYTGTFDPLTNGHVEVVRAAASFCDQLVIAIGVHPGKTPVFSAEERSNLIKEACGDALAKVSCGLSVRTFAGLAVDAAREAGAHYLIRGLRDSGDFDYEMQMAGMNAAMAPEIQTIFLPAPSAVRHITATLVRQIASLGGDVSGFVPKGVAEALAVKFKKS, encoded by the coding sequence ATGCCCCGCATCGCCCTCTATACCGGTACGTTCGATCCCTTGACCAACGGCCATGTCGAGGTCGTCAGGGCGGCGGCGTCTTTTTGCGATCAGCTCGTGATCGCGATCGGCGTGCATCCTGGCAAGACGCCGGTTTTTTCGGCCGAGGAGCGCTCGAACCTCATCAAGGAGGCCTGCGGCGATGCGCTGGCGAAAGTCTCCTGCGGCCTGTCGGTTCGAACCTTCGCGGGTCTCGCGGTCGATGCTGCGCGGGAGGCCGGTGCGCATTATCTCATCCGCGGCCTGCGCGACAGCGGCGATTTCGATTATGAAATGCAGATGGCCGGGATGAATGCGGCCATGGCGCCGGAGATCCAAACGATCTTTTTACCGGCCCCCTCTGCAGTGCGTCACATTACGGCGACATTGGTCCGGCAGATCGCCTCGCTTGGCGGCGATGTGTCGGGCTTTGTACCGAAAGGCGTCGCCGAGGCGCTTGCCGTCAAATTCAAGAAGAGTTGA
- a CDS encoding class I SAM-dependent methyltransferase, producing the protein MADSDATDEQLPGLPADAFLKEDPSPDQLFYAAPRFVAHIDGNAVEAVTALYHDVLPAGGVILDLMSSWISHLPPDVAYGEVIGHGMNAMELKANPRLKRFFVQNLNENQVLPLEAQSVDAAAICVSIQYLQKPVAVLRDLVRVLKPGGLVSITFSNRCFPTKAVAVWQALRDEDHAKLVTLYLEHAGFAQVETRALVEPGQKGIDPLWAVIGRTA; encoded by the coding sequence ATGGCTGATAGTGATGCAACCGACGAACAACTGCCCGGCCTGCCGGCCGATGCCTTTCTGAAAGAAGACCCGTCGCCGGATCAGCTCTTCTATGCGGCGCCGCGTTTCGTCGCTCATATTGACGGCAATGCGGTCGAAGCCGTCACCGCGCTTTATCACGATGTCTTGCCGGCGGGCGGGGTGATCCTCGATCTCATGTCGTCTTGGATCAGCCATTTGCCGCCCGACGTCGCCTATGGCGAAGTCATCGGTCATGGCATGAACGCGATGGAATTGAAGGCCAATCCGCGGCTCAAGCGGTTCTTCGTTCAAAATCTCAACGAAAATCAGGTCCTGCCGCTCGAAGCCCAAAGCGTCGACGCGGCGGCAATTTGCGTCTCGATCCAATATTTGCAGAAGCCCGTCGCCGTGTTGCGCGATCTTGTGCGCGTGTTGAAGCCTGGCGGCTTGGTGTCGATCACCTTCTCGAACCGGTGCTTTCCGACGAAGGCGGTCGCGGTCTGGCAGGCGTTGCGGGACGAAGACCATGCGAAGCTCGTGACGCTTTATCTCGAACATGCGGGCTTCGCGCAGGTCGAGACCCGCGCGCTGGTCGAGCCGGGGCAAAAGGGCATCGATCCGCTCTGGGCCGTGATCGGGCGGACCGCCTGA